In one window of Mus pahari chromosome 3, PAHARI_EIJ_v1.1, whole genome shotgun sequence DNA:
- the LOC110318678 gene encoding olfactory receptor 50-like: MKRDNESTVSEFVLLGLPIRAEDQGLYSTLFLVMYFTTVLGNLLIILLIRLDSHLHTPMYFFLSHLAFTDISFSSVTAPKMLMNMLTHSQSISYAGCVSQMYFYIVFADLDSFLLTSMAYDRYVAICHPLHYTTMMSQNLCVLLVVVSWALSSANALVHTLLLAKLSHFRNNTISHYFCDLSAMLKLSSSDTTINELLILTLGTMVTIPPFICILVSYVRIGVTILRTPSIKGICKALSTCGSHLCVVSLYYGAIIALYFVPSSNNTNDKDVIVALMYTVVTPMLNPFIYSLRNRDMKGALRNILSKRLCSQ; the protein is encoded by the coding sequence GACCAAGGCCTGTACTCTACCCTATTCCTGGTCATGTACTTCACAACTGTGCTGGGGAACCTGCTCATCATCCTACTCATCAGGCTGGACTCtcacctccacacccccatgtacttcttcctcagccactTGGCCTTCACagacatttctttctcatcagtCACAGCTCCAAAGATGCTCATGAATATGCTGACACATAGTCAGTCCATCTCATATGCTGGGTGTGTTTCACAGATGTATTTTTACATAGTTTTTGCTGATCTTGAcagctttcttctgacctccatggcctATGACAGGTATGTAGCCATCTGTCATCCTCTTCACTATACCACCATGATGAGTCAGAACCTCTGTGTTCTTCTAGTAGTTGTGTCCTGGGCCTTATCCTCTGCCAATGCCCTTGTGCACACCCTTCTCTTGGCTAAACTATCTCACTTTAGAAACAATACCATTTCGCACTACTTTTGTGACCTCTCTGCCATGCTGAAGCTGTCCAGCTCTGATACCACCATCAATGAGTTGCTCATCCTTACTTTGGGTACTATGGTCACTATCCCACCATTCATATGCATTCTGGTCTCTTATGTCCGCATAGGTGTCACAATTCTGAGAACTCCCTCCATCAAGGGAATCTGCAAAGCCTTGTCCACATGTGGCTCTCACCTCTGTGTGGTTTCCTTGTACTATGGAGCCATAATTGCACTGTATTTTGTCCCCTCATCTAATAACACTAATGACAAGGATGTCATTGTGGCTCTGATGTACACTGTGGTCACCCCTATGCTGAATCCCTTTATATATAGTTTGAGGAATCGGGATATGAAAGGAGCACTTAGAAACATCCTCAGCAAGAGACTGTGTTCACAATGA